A stretch of the Elephas maximus indicus isolate mEleMax1 chromosome 3, mEleMax1 primary haplotype, whole genome shotgun sequence genome encodes the following:
- the GJA9 gene encoding gap junction alpha-9 protein, which produces MGDWNFLGGILEEVHIHSTMIGKIWLTILFIFRMLVLGVAAEDVWNDEQSGFICNTEQPGCRNVCYDQAFPISLIRYWVLQVIFVSSPSLVYMGHALYRLRVLEKERQEMKTQLRRELEEVEFEVTGHRRRLEQELCQLEQRKLNKAPLRGMLLCTYVIHIFTRSAVEVGFMIGQYFLYGFHLEPLFKCHSHPCPNTIDCFISRPTEKTIFLLFMQSIATVSLFLNVLEIAHLGFKKIKRGLWGQYKLKDEHNEFFANKSKQNPTKYKSVSANSLKGLPSAPDYNLLVEKKTHKTVYPSFNSSSALQVDPDSYSGNEKCILDEQETVLSNEMHTISTTGSHLQHISSNNDGTHKISGKDVDDNQVKERRENFGTDSERCHYSRGVSVDLENHVSQSPQKVFSLPANCNWKTKRLSATWRPFTEDQNQRLPPKGSLQGLFGEGTIRTLPPLQGDSQPLDIPGTPDSLGELSFETKFVRTCKNPSAYPSNHLVSLTNNVIGRRAPTDLQI; this is translated from the coding sequence ATGGGGGACTGGAACTTCCTTGGAGGTATTCTGGAGGAAGTTCACATCCACTCCACCATGATTGGAAAGATCTGGCTCACCATCCTGTTCATATTTCGAATGCTTGTTCTGGGTGTAGCAGCTGAAGACGTCTGGAATGATGAGCAGTCTGGCTTCATCTGCAATACAGAACAACCCGGCTGCAGAAATGTATGCTATGACCAGGCCTTTCCTATCTCCCTCATTAGATACTGGGTTCTACAGGTCATATTTGTGTCTTCACCATCTCTGGTCTACATGGGCCATGCTTTGTACCGACTGAGAGTTCTGGAGAAAGAGAGGCAGGAGATGAAAACTCAGTTGAGAAGAGAACTGGAAGAGGTTGAATTTGAAGTAACTGGGCATCGGAGGAGACTGGAGCAGGAGCTTTGTCAGTTGGAGCAAAGAAAACTAAATAAAGCTCCGCTCAGAGGAATGTTACTTTGCACTTACGTGATACACATTTTCACTCGCTCTGCGGTTGAAGTTGGGTTCATGATTGGACAGTATTTTTTATATGGATTTCACTTAGAGCCTCTATTTAAATGCCATAGCCACCCATGTCCAAACACGATTGATTGTTTTATCTCAAGACCAACAGAAAAAACAATATTCCTATTGTTTATGCAGTCCATAGCCACTGTTTCACTTTTCTTAAATGTTCTAGAAATTGCTCACCTaggttttaaaaagattaaaagaggGCTTTGGGGACAATATAAACTGAAGGATGAACATAATGAATTCTTtgcaaacaaatcaaaacaaaatcctACCAAATATAAGAGCGTATCTGCAAATTCACTGAAGGGACTCCCTTCTGCACCTGATTATAACCTGTTAgtggaaaagaaaacacacaaaacagTGTATCCTAGTTTCAATTCATCTTCTGCATTGCAGGTAGACCCTGACAGTTATAGTGGAAATGAGAAATGCATTTTGGATGAACAGGAAACTGTACTTTCTAATGAGATGCACACAATTAGTACTACTGGTAGTCATCTTCAACACATCAGCTCAAATAATGATGGAACTCATAAAATATCTGGAAAAGATGTGGATGACAACCAggtaaaggaaagaagagaaaactttgGCACAGACAGTGAAAGGTGCCATTACTCTAGAGGTGTTTCTGTAGATTTGGAAAACCACGTGTCACAGTCACCCCAAAAAGTTTTCTCTCTGCCAGCTAACTGCAACTGGAAAACAAAGAGGCTTAGTGCTACATGGAGACCCTTTACAGAGGAtcaaaaccagagactacctcctAAAGGTAGCCTCCAGGGCCTGTTTGGAGAGGGCACCATCAGAACCCTTCCTCCTTTACAGGGAGACTCCCAACCACTTGACATTCCAGGCACTCCTGACTCTTTGGGAGAGTTGTCCTTTGAGACTAAGTTTGTCAGAACCTGCAAAAATCCTAGTGCTTATCCTTCAAATCATTTAGTGTCTCTGACAAACAACGTCATCGGTAGGCGGGCACCCACAGACCTTCAGATATGA